In Montipora foliosa isolate CH-2021 chromosome 13, ASM3666993v2, whole genome shotgun sequence, one DNA window encodes the following:
- the LOC137983300 gene encoding uncharacterized protein, which produces MTQEESRKERAPASNDLRNNGTFRWNDDKDRLLLVEIRTVEPFKFKKNTKESGHAWAKVAEGVNQHGIFTSMPRDERSVRDRFKKLLTDFMAKIRRVEGESGTSPEPLSENETLLEEIEEKMRSAKSDLEAASAKDDQQQKSERKKAMAARNAAMKTWSKSAAANGDSDDEEGVTNSGGRGRKRRRGSDVVQFLETKRQDEAELRKEEMALRRQEMALQNKRQEQFEQQMLQQQQQAQQQTVQMQQQFAMQQQQAQQVQQLMMLMMQKIAKD; this is translated from the exons ATGACACAAgaggaaagcagaaaagaaag GGCACCGGCATCAAATGATCTGCGGAACAA TGGAACATTTAGATGGAATGACGATAAGGACAGGCTCCTTCTAGTTGAAATCCGCACAGTAGAGCCTTTTAAATTCAAGAAAAACACCAAAGAATCTGGCCACGCCTGGGCTAAAGTCGCTGAGGGTGTGAATCAGCATGGGATATTTACATCTATGCCGAGAGACGAGCGCAGTGTACGGGATAGGTTCAAGAAACTACTGACTGATTTTATGGCGAAAATCAGGAGGGTGGAGGGGGAGTCGGGAACTTCTCCAGAACCACTTAGTGAGAATGAGACCCTGTTAGAAgagattgaggagaaaatgagaTCAGCCAAAAGTGACTTGGAGGCTGCTTCAGCAAAAGATGACCAACAACAAAAGAGTGAACGCAAAAAGGCCATGGCAGCAAGGAATGCCGCAATGAAGACCTGGTCCAAAAGTGCAGCTGCAAATGGTGATTCTGATGATGAGGAAGGTGTAACAAATAGCGGGGGCAGAGGAAGGAAGAGAAGGCGAGGCAGTGATGTTGTACAGTTCTTAGAAACCAAGCGCCAAGATGAGGCTGAGTTGAGAAAGGAGGAAATGGCTCTTCGCCGGCAGGAGATGGCACTCCAGAATAAGAGGCAGGAGCAGTTTGAGCAGCAGATgctacaacaacaacagcaagccCAGCAACAGACAGTGCAAATGCAACAACAATTTGCTATGCAGCAGCAACAAGCTCAGCAAGTGCAGCAGCTCATGATGCTCATGATGCAAAAAATTGCAAAGGATTAG